The following coding sequences are from one Oncorhynchus kisutch isolate 150728-3 linkage group LG23, Okis_V2, whole genome shotgun sequence window:
- the LOC109868046 gene encoding interleukin-31 receptor subunit alpha, producing the protein MPFLSAKGLRRMATPLVLSIFLLLPAISEGQYGHRCEVIPKDPYIEFGSNIKIKFKKTCNKTISDSHGKIYWTINNKSIDESLYETNTSFAAVTIYNLSLPKAIVQCHSHLTQQVLGGTIIQTYWKPRNISCVTYISQQDFTCRWEHKIKPTSKITYTVYRKWENSQDAWESDHCSSGSMSCTFNKSLPMLSKLNYITVRAESTVWETISDTLELDPWDTVKIDPPKNVRVVPLPAHLRVEWERPGGTDFLDQVIHCQVKYAKHVMDTSMNTVAKTASVTSVEVESCTNHTVSVRCALDKAPWSEWSRQVTVLSSLNVSTMQLDLWRKMDAPDNTGTRTVHLMWKSISPACKAIDGYRLTYMADEKHMPDRHLDTVVDKASITVDQRAYRVTLAAYRGDTTFSEQSIYVPAVGQSLPQVRGAQASAHDGDIQVSWVVPPLYLVHGYIIDWTTDGDTYTWLQSQDTHITLTGLQPFKLYNITVTPLYDDKTGLEKVIQICSVQRAPGNISSVDVHVQDKSAQVNWTAVPQSQCSGDVVNYTVFYKTETQPELNVTVNSWKQGVTLEPLQPDTRYSVHVMARAVTGATNSSVIHFTTSRYGRTFIIMSCVFGGFGVIIVLVTGLFCVIQWKRFKGKIVPNPGLSSLEFWSSQDCHKIQPFNNPSELETFCEMIYPCEVNTITDDIMGSTSTEDGDIQDMGKETVCDQTERWSSGFGSRTFCDSQPREESSNLGLTPTLLPLLAQQDGEINLLESTTSEDSSSATSDLQASESCPVNPYRLQTPGECPVRLGLGGGEATSGTTEESRSLLDTQQHSSIAPLTAYVTLDMFEHRVRESKRT; encoded by the exons ATGCCATTCTTATCTGCCAAGGGTCTGAGAAGGATGGCAACTCCGCTAGTCCTGTCAATCTTCCTTTTGCTCCCAGCAATTTCTGAAG GACAATATGGACATAGATGTGAAGTTATCCCAAAAGACCCATACATTGAATTTGGCTCCAATATTAAGATTAAATTCAAGAAGACATGCAACAAGACAATCTCAGACAGCCACGGCAAAATCTATTGGACGATCAACAACAAGAGCATAGATGAAAGCCTCTATGAAACCAACACCTCCTTTGCTGCGGTGACCATCTACAATCTATCCCTTCCAAAAGCAATAGTACAATGTCACAGCCATTTAACTCAGCAAGTCTTGGGTGGTACCATCATACAAACATACT GGAAACCCAGAAACATATCGTGTGTCACGTATATCTCACAACAAGATTTTACATGTCGCTGGGAGCACAAGATCAAACCCACATCGAAAATAACATATACCGTTTATAGGAAATG GGAAAATAGCCAAGATGCATGGGAGAGTGATCATTGTAGTTCTGGAAGCATGTCATGCACCTTTAATAAGAGCCTGCCGATGCTTTCAAAGCTAAATTACATCACTGTGCGAGCTGAAAGCACAGTTTGGGAGACAATCTCGGACACACTGGAATTGGATCCTTGGGATACAG TGAAAATAGACCCTCCAAAGAATGTGCGGGTGGTTCCTCTCCCTGCTCATCTAAGGGTTGAATGGGAAAGACCAGGAGGCACAGACTTTCTTGACCAGGTCATACACTGTCAAGTCAAATATGCCAAG CATGTAATGGATACATCTATGAACACAGTGGCCAAGACAGCCTCTGTCACTTCTGTTGAAGTGGAGTCATGCACCAACCATACAGTGTCTGTCCGCTGTGCTTTAGACAAGGCCCCCTGGAGTGAATGGAGCAGGCAGGTGACAGTACTGTCCTCTCTCAACG TGAGCACAATGCAGTTGGACCTGTGGAGGAAGATGGATGCACCAGACAACACTGGGACTAGAACAGTGCACCTGATGTGGAAG AGCATCTCCCCTGCATGCAAGGCCATCGATGGATACAGGCTGACGTACATGGCTGATGAAAAGCACATGCCTGACAGACATTTGGACACCGTTGTGGATAAGGCTTCCATCACTGTGGACCAGCGGGCATACAGAGTCACTCTCGCTGCCTATCGCGGCGACACCACGTTTTCTGAACAGTCAATCTATGTACCGGCCGTGGGACAAA GTCTCCCCCAGGTTAGGGGCGCCCAGGCCTCTGCCCATGACGGTGACATCCAGGTCAGCTGGGttgttcctcctctctaccttgtCCATGGCTACATCATAGACTGGACCACCGATGGAGATACATACACCTGGCTACAGAGCCAAGACACTCACATCACATTGACTG gCCTGCAGCCTTTTAAACTATACAACATCACAGTAACTCCACTCTATGATGACAAGACAGGACTCGAAAAGGTCATTCAGATCTGCTCAGTACAAAGAG CTCCAGGGAATATCTCCTCTGTCGATGTACACGTTCAAGACAAAAGTGCTCAGGTCAACTGGACTGCTGTGCCTCAGAGCCAATGTAGTGGTGATGTCGTCAACTACACTGTGTTCTACAAGACTGAAACACAACCAGAGCTGA ATGTGACAGTAAATAGCTGGAAACAGGGAGTGACTTTGGAGCCTCTCCAACCAGACACCAGATACAGTGTCCATGTTATGGCCAGAGCTGTTACTGGGGCAACCAATAGCAGCGTCATTCACTTCACAACGAGCAGATACG GCAGGACCTTCATCATCATGTCCTGTGTCTTCGGTGGTTTTGGCGTCATCATCGTCCTAGTCACTGGACTCTTCTGCGTCATTCA GTGGAAACGATTCAAGGGGAAGATAGTGCCCAACCCCGGTCTCAGCTCCCTGGAATTCTGGTCTTCACAGGATTGTCATAAG ATCCAACCCTTTAACAACCCGTCTGAACTCGAGACCTTCTGTGAGATGATCTACCCCTGTGAGGTGAACACCATAACGGACGACATCATGGGGTCAACCTCTACAGAAGACGGGGACATACAGGACATGGGCAAAGAGACCGTCTGTGACCAGACCGAGAGATGGAGCTCTGGCTTCGGTAGCAGGACCTTCTGTGACAGCCaacccagagaggagagcagtaaCCTGGGCCTGACCCCAACCCTcctccctttactggctcaacAAGACGGAGAAATCAACCTGCTGGAGTCAACTACCTCTGAGGACTCATCATCAGCGACATCAGACCTCCAGGCCTCCGAGAGCTGTCCCGTCAACCCCTACAGGCTGCAGACGCCAGGGGAATGCCCTGTGAGGTTGGGGCTGGGGGGAGGTGAGGCGACGTCGGGCACCACAGAGGAGAGTAGGAGCCTGTTGGACACACAGCAGCATAGCAGCATAGCTCCTCTCACTGCGTACGTCACTCTGGACATGTTTGAACACAGGGTGAGGGAAAGCAAACGGACATGA